A genomic window from Candidatus Neomarinimicrobiota bacterium includes:
- the gpmA gene encoding 2,3-diphosphoglycerate-dependent phosphoglycerate mutase, whose protein sequence is MPRLILLRHGESTWNLENRFTGWTDVDLSATGEVEAHAAGRLLAAAGMTFSWALTSVLKRAVRTLWIVLDEMDLMWLPVERSWRLNERHYGALQGLNKAETAEKYGAEQVHQWRRSYAVAPPALERDDERHPRFDERYAGLPAEQLPGTESLADTFRRVMPFWEQAVAPKLAAGSDILISAHGNSLRALVKYLDHISDEEISALNIPTGMPLIYELGGSLEVLEARYLGDPEAVRAATEAVARQAEKSAPH, encoded by the coding sequence ATGCCCCGGCTGATCCTGCTCCGTCACGGCGAAAGCACCTGGAATCTGGAGAATCGGTTCACGGGGTGGACCGACGTGGATCTGTCCGCAACCGGCGAGGTGGAGGCGCACGCAGCCGGACGCCTGCTGGCGGCGGCGGGCATGACCTTCAGCTGGGCGCTCACTTCCGTGCTTAAGCGAGCCGTGCGCACGCTGTGGATCGTCCTGGATGAGATGGATCTGATGTGGCTGCCGGTGGAGCGATCCTGGCGATTGAACGAGCGGCATTACGGCGCCCTGCAGGGGCTCAACAAGGCCGAGACCGCCGAGAAATATGGCGCCGAGCAGGTCCATCAGTGGCGGCGGAGCTACGCCGTGGCGCCGCCTGCGCTGGAGCGGGACGATGAGCGCCACCCGCGCTTCGATGAGCGCTATGCCGGTCTGCCGGCCGAGCAGCTGCCGGGTACGGAGTCGCTGGCCGATACCTTCAGGCGGGTCATGCCATTCTGGGAGCAGGCGGTGGCGCCCAAATTGGCGGCAGGCAGCGATATTCTCATCAGCGCGCACGGCAACAGTCTGAGGGCGCTGGTGAAATACCTGGATCACATTTCCGACGAAGAGATCAGTGCACTGAACATCCCCACCGGCATGCCCCTGATCTACGAGTTGGGGGGGTCACTGGAGGTGCTGGAAGCGCGCTACCTGGGCGATCCCGAGGCTGTCAGAGCAGCTACCGAAGCGGTGGCGCGACAGGCCGAGAAGAGCGCTCCACATTGA
- a CDS encoding exopolyphosphatase: MRVVYRGDLDGTVCAAMLLDIGLVDETMQAHPKDVQDGKVEVTNQDILCNLPFDENCYMWFDHHSSEMNRDEFDKKEFQGVVAIAPSTAGLVYKYYLPDYPALNKFEKVVQDTDTLDSADLSLSQVMDPEGTILLGFLLDPRTGLGHSKKFSISNFQWGGQMPELLTKHTVDEILAMSDTQERLSEYRDMQAVAAEFYAAHSHLDGNVIVTDVRGKDIPPANRFLIYTLDGLKEGNTSVRIADGKKGEFSTISVAHSIFNRTAKVDSGELCKQYGGGGHKGAANCQPSIADSDRVLAEIIAACKD, encoded by the coding sequence ATGAGAGTCGTCTATAGAGGAGATTTGGATGGCACGGTTTGCGCCGCTATGCTGCTGGATATCGGCCTGGTCGATGAAACCATGCAGGCCCATCCCAAAGATGTTCAGGATGGCAAAGTTGAGGTTACGAACCAGGATATCCTTTGCAATCTGCCCTTCGATGAAAACTGCTATATGTGGTTTGACCACCACTCCAGCGAGATGAACCGGGACGAGTTCGATAAAAAGGAATTTCAAGGCGTGGTGGCCATCGCTCCCAGTACGGCCGGCCTGGTATACAAGTATTATTTGCCCGACTACCCCGCGTTGAACAAGTTCGAAAAGGTCGTCCAGGACACCGATACGTTGGACAGCGCCGATCTGAGCCTGTCCCAGGTCATGGACCCGGAAGGGACCATCCTGCTGGGATTTCTCCTCGATCCCCGCACCGGACTGGGACACAGCAAGAAGTTCTCCATCAGCAATTTTCAATGGGGCGGGCAGATGCCCGAGTTGCTCACCAAGCACACCGTGGATGAGATCCTGGCCATGTCCGATACGCAGGAGCGGCTCAGCGAATACCGGGACATGCAGGCGGTAGCGGCCGAGTTCTACGCGGCCCATTCCCACCTGGATGGAAACGTCATCGTCACCGACGTACGCGGTAAGGACATTCCCCCGGCGAATCGCTTTCTTATCTACACGCTGGACGGTCTTAAGGAGGGCAACACGTCGGTCCGAATTGCCGATGGGAAAAAGGGCGAGTTCTCGACTATCTCGGTGGCACACTCCATCTTCAATCGTACCGCCAAGGTCGACTCAGGCGAGTTGTGCAAGCAATACGGCGGCGGTGGCCACAAAGGTGCGGCCAACTGCCAGCCCTCCATCGCTGACAGCGACCGGGTGTTGGCGGAGATCATCGCAGCCTGCAAAGACTAG
- a CDS encoding DoxX family protein, translating into MDLLSRLIPVVHWAPRLVLAAIFIPQGYSKFIYPGIIPPPYWQLVGVLELLGGVFLVVGAFGRDLLTRAGALLILVVMTGATIMMYQPNAISYGLDVPKLWVGPMGGLDLQALTAAVSLYYLVKGNEVR; encoded by the coding sequence ATGGACCTGCTGAGCCGCCTCATCCCCGTGGTTCACTGGGCTCCCCGCCTGGTGCTGGCGGCCATCTTCATACCGCAAGGCTACTCCAAATTCATCTATCCCGGCATCATACCGCCGCCCTACTGGCAGCTAGTGGGTGTGCTGGAGCTATTGGGCGGGGTGTTCCTTGTCGTGGGGGCCTTTGGCCGGGACCTGCTGACCCGGGCCGGGGCACTGCTCATCCTGGTGGTGATGACCGGGGCCACGATCATGATGTATCAGCCCAACGCGATTTCCTATGGCCTGGACGTGCCCAAGCTGTGGGTTGGCCCTATGGGCGGGCTGGACCTGCAGGCCCTTACGGCGGCCGTTTCACTGTACTATCTGGTGAAGGGCAACGAGGTCAGGTAG